From Geovibrio ferrireducens, one genomic window encodes:
- the flgB gene encoding flagellar basal body rod protein FlgB: MRNIFSMSNVDKLSYGMDTASVKNNVIAENIANVDTPTYKASKLEFDEVMQDFLGTGKKLPLAQTNEKHFATGGFNGIPADYVRFQNNPSLRNDGNDVNLDYEMSEMASNSVLYQELSQITAGTFTKLKTAIQGR, translated from the coding sequence ATGAGAAATATTTTCAGCATGTCCAATGTAGATAAGCTTTCCTACGGAATGGACACTGCATCCGTTAAAAACAACGTGATCGCGGAAAACATAGCTAATGTTGACACGCCAACATATAAGGCAAGCAAGCTTGAGTTTGACGAGGTAATGCAGGATTTTCTCGGAACAGGGAAAAAACTTCCGCTGGCTCAGACCAATGAAAAGCACTTCGCAACAGGCGGATTCAACGGCATACCGGCTGATTATGTAAGGTTTCAGAACAACCCCTCTCTCCGCAACGACGGCAACGATGTTAACCTTGATTATGAAATGAGTGAGATGGCTTCAAACTCAGTTCTTTATCAGGAACTCAGTCAGATAACTGCGGGCACTTT
- a CDS encoding NlpC/P60 family protein, producing MMRKKHLLLVLLVFVITGCLGGRPAPYTGGRVDPSDIERMKYSIQVGAFGNVANAANYTDKLVAAGVDAYFFLDDSGLYKVRIGDFPSYDRAVRYAVNLRTRNQIEDYFIIRPEDYDYNFRPEDLERKGIRTNLVKTAHKYIGVPYRWGGESAAGGFDCSGLTMVIYKLNGLNLPRDSRSQHSHGKYIAKSDLKPGDLVFFATGRAKRVSHVGIYIGSGKFIHAPGRGRNVTIADLNDPYFVRTYMGARKYI from the coding sequence ATGATGAGGAAAAAGCATTTACTGCTGGTTTTACTGGTATTTGTGATAACGGGGTGTCTTGGCGGACGCCCCGCGCCTTATACCGGAGGCCGTGTTGACCCTTCCGATATTGAGAGGATGAAATACTCCATTCAGGTAGGTGCATTCGGTAACGTGGCAAACGCCGCCAACTATACCGACAAGCTGGTTGCTGCCGGAGTGGATGCTTACTTCTTCCTTGATGATTCGGGGCTTTACAAAGTCCGTATAGGCGACTTTCCCTCATATGACAGGGCGGTGAGATACGCCGTAAACCTGCGCACCAGAAACCAGATAGAGGACTACTTCATCATCCGTCCCGAAGACTATGACTATAACTTCCGCCCGGAAGATCTGGAGCGAAAAGGGATCAGGACTAACCTTGTGAAAACTGCCCATAAATACATCGGCGTGCCTTACAGATGGGGCGGAGAGAGTGCTGCGGGCGGGTTTGACTGCTCCGGACTCACTATGGTTATTTACAAGCTCAACGGTCTTAATCTCCCCCGTGATTCCAGAAGTCAGCACAGCCACGGAAAATACATCGCCAAAAGCGATCTCAAACCGGGCGACTTGGTATTTTTTGCCACCGGCAGAGCAAAAAGAGTTTCCCACGTAGGCATTTACATAGGCTCCGGAAAATTCATCCATGCACCCGGACGCGGGCGCAATGTCACAATAGCCGATCTTAACGACCCCTACTTTGTCCGCACATATATGGGCGCGCGCAAGTATATCTGA
- a CDS encoding ABC transporter ATP-binding protein: protein MLEINGISTYYGNIQALHEVSLKINEGEIITLIGANGAGKTTTLLSVSGIVQPKQGEILFKGEPIHRMKPDKIVQMGICQVPEGRHIFPYLTVSENLDLGAFLRKDRDGIKKDLEQIYDLFPRLAERRHQQGGTLSGGEQQMLAISRALMARPRLLLLDEPSLGLAPLIVQQIFEIIKRIKEESGTTIFLVEQNANLALKVADRGYVMETGRVTMEDKASNLLSNEDVKKAYLGI, encoded by the coding sequence ATGCTTGAGATTAACGGCATAAGCACCTACTACGGCAATATTCAGGCTCTCCACGAGGTTTCACTTAAGATAAACGAAGGCGAGATAATAACCCTGATCGGTGCGAACGGAGCGGGTAAGACCACCACTCTGCTCTCCGTCAGCGGCATAGTTCAGCCCAAGCAGGGCGAAATCCTTTTTAAGGGTGAGCCCATACACAGGATGAAGCCGGATAAAATAGTTCAGATGGGCATCTGTCAGGTTCCGGAGGGAAGACATATTTTCCCCTACCTCACAGTGTCTGAGAACCTTGATCTCGGCGCATTTCTCAGAAAAGACAGGGACGGAATCAAGAAAGATCTTGAGCAGATATACGACCTTTTCCCCAGACTGGCGGAAAGGAGACACCAGCAGGGCGGAACCCTCAGCGGCGGCGAACAGCAGATGCTTGCCATCTCCCGCGCGCTCATGGCCAGACCCCGCCTGCTGCTTCTAGATGAACCTTCATTGGGGCTTGCTCCGCTGATAGTTCAGCAGATTTTTGAGATTATCAAAAGAATAAAAGAGGAGAGCGGAACCACAATCTTCCTTGTTGAGCAGAACGCTAACCTTGCCCTTAAGGTGGCCGACAGAGGCTATGTTATGGAAACGGGCAGGGTGACAATGGAGGATAAGGCTTCAAACCTTCTTTCCAACGAAGATGTTAAAAAAGCCTATCTTGGAATCTGA
- a CDS encoding ABC transporter ATP-binding protein: protein MKQNDTSLPVLEVKGLTMDFGGLRAVDHVDMEIQNGEIVALIGPNGAGKTTFFNCITGIYTPTDGDIVVHTKFGEKRVNGKKPNQVTELGLARTFQNIRLFPNMTVLENVMIGRHCRTKAKVIGALLRDPRTRKEERDAAAVSYGILEKIGLTSLANEMASNLPYGAQRRLEIARALATEPVLLLLDEPAAGMNPQETEELTGLIREIRDKDKISILLIEHDMKLVMNLSDRIYVMDHGQRIATGNPVEIKNNPEVIKAYLGEEADA, encoded by the coding sequence ATGAAGCAAAATGACACAAGCCTTCCCGTTCTTGAGGTGAAGGGGCTTACCATGGATTTCGGCGGTCTGAGAGCCGTTGACCATGTCGATATGGAAATACAGAACGGTGAGATTGTGGCTCTCATAGGCCCCAACGGAGCCGGAAAAACCACCTTCTTCAACTGCATAACAGGAATTTACACTCCCACGGACGGGGATATAGTTGTCCATACCAAATTCGGCGAAAAAAGGGTTAACGGAAAGAAGCCAAATCAGGTCACGGAACTCGGACTTGCAAGAACTTTCCAGAACATCAGGCTTTTCCCGAACATGACCGTTCTTGAGAACGTTATGATAGGCCGCCACTGCCGCACGAAGGCAAAGGTCATCGGTGCGCTCCTGCGTGATCCCCGCACCAGAAAAGAGGAGAGGGACGCAGCAGCGGTAAGCTACGGTATTCTGGAAAAAATCGGCCTCACAAGCCTTGCGAATGAAATGGCAAGCAACCTCCCCTACGGTGCGCAGCGCAGACTTGAAATCGCCCGCGCCCTTGCCACTGAGCCTGTTCTGCTGCTCCTTGATGAACCTGCGGCAGGTATGAACCCGCAGGAAACCGAGGAACTGACAGGCCTCATCAGGGAGATCAGGGACAAGGATAAAATATCCATCCTGCTTATCGAGCATGACATGAAGCTTGTAATGAACCTTTCCGACAGGATATATGTCATGGATCACGGGCAGAGAATTGCCACGGGAAACCCGGTCGAGATAAAGAATAATCCCGAAGTTATCAAAGCCTATCTTGGGGAGGAAGCCGATGCTTGA
- a CDS encoding ABC transporter permease subunit encodes MNELKKSLIAAVWFMFLTFPILVIKVNTVHNTITWRWNNLLYVAVGAFFGSMLWRWLHYKKTHISDRNIRERLKNGLQNTIVDNKKVLYTLIAIAVAFTFAFPHMSNAYQVNIMTTALMYIVLGLGLNIVVGLAGLLDLGYVAFYAVGAYSYALLNHHFGLGFWAVLPIGGALAMMFGIILGFPVLRLRGDYLAIVTLGFGEIIRLVLENWNAFSFGPSGIAGIDRPAFFGLKLNLFQSMTALYYLVLVLAVITIFCVSRLQNSRIGRAWLALREDEIACQAMGIDKTRTKLTAFALGATWAGFMGVVFAAKTTFVNPASFTFLESAIILAIVVLGGMGSILGVILAALILILLPEYLRAFSELRMLIFGGSMVLMMVFRPQGLISNVRRKYLFDKMNFGEGKANEAK; translated from the coding sequence CTGAATGAGCTTAAAAAATCATTAATCGCGGCAGTATGGTTTATGTTTCTTACATTCCCCATACTGGTTATAAAGGTTAACACTGTCCACAACACTATAACATGGCGCTGGAACAACCTGCTTTATGTTGCTGTGGGGGCTTTCTTCGGCTCTATGCTTTGGCGCTGGCTTCACTACAAAAAGACCCATATCAGCGATAGAAACATAAGGGAAAGGCTTAAAAACGGCCTCCAGAACACCATTGTTGACAACAAGAAAGTTCTGTACACCCTGATAGCCATAGCTGTTGCCTTCACATTTGCTTTTCCGCATATGTCAAACGCATATCAGGTTAATATTATGACCACCGCGCTGATGTATATTGTTCTCGGCCTCGGCCTCAACATAGTTGTGGGGCTTGCGGGTCTTCTCGACCTCGGCTATGTGGCGTTTTACGCAGTCGGCGCTTACAGCTACGCTCTGCTGAACCACCACTTCGGCCTCGGTTTCTGGGCTGTTCTGCCCATAGGCGGAGCCCTTGCCATGATGTTCGGGATAATTCTCGGCTTTCCTGTGCTCAGGCTCAGGGGCGACTACCTTGCCATTGTTACCCTCGGTTTCGGTGAGATTATCCGTCTGGTGCTTGAAAACTGGAACGCGTTCTCTTTCGGCCCCAGCGGTATAGCAGGAATAGACAGACCTGCGTTTTTCGGGCTGAAACTTAATCTCTTCCAGTCCATGACAGCGCTTTACTATCTTGTGCTTGTGCTTGCTGTGATTACAATCTTCTGTGTCAGCAGGCTGCAGAACTCCCGCATAGGCAGAGCATGGCTTGCCCTGCGCGAGGATGAAATAGCATGTCAGGCAATGGGCATAGACAAAACAAGGACAAAACTCACCGCATTCGCACTGGGTGCGACATGGGCGGGCTTCATGGGTGTTGTATTCGCCGCGAAAACCACCTTTGTTAACCCGGCGAGCTTCACCTTCCTTGAATCAGCGATCATACTCGCCATAGTTGTTCTCGGCGGTATGGGGTCGATCCTGGGCGTTATTCTCGCCGCTCTGATCCTCATACTTCTCCCCGAATATCTCAGGGCGTTCTCCGAGCTCCGCATGCTTATTTTCGGCGGCTCCATGGTTCTTATGATGGTTTTCAGACCGCAGGGGCTCATAAGCAATGTGCGGCGAAAATACTTATTCGACAAAATGAATTTCGGGGAGGGGAAAGCAAATGAAGCAAAATGA
- a CDS encoding branched-chain amino acid ABC transporter permease, translating into MDYFLQLFLSGLTRGSIYALIALGYTMVYGIIQLINFAHGEIYMIGAFTALIVASVLAILGFSGLSILILAGIAAVVYSSAYGFTMEKIAYRPLRNAPRLSPLISAIGMSIFLQNYVLLAQTSDFLPFPALIPEFEFIKPVSHIMSSAELVIILSSAVIMVLLTLFIKFTRMGKAMRATAQDKKMALLVGIDVDKVISMTFIIGSALAAFGGILIASHIGQINFYIGFIAGIKAFTAAVLGGIGSIPGAVLGALILGWTESFATGYVSSDYEDVFAFALLVLILIFRPAGILGKSTAQKV; encoded by the coding sequence ATGGATTATTTTCTTCAGCTATTTTTAAGCGGCCTCACAAGAGGCAGCATCTACGCGCTTATCGCTTTGGGCTACACCATGGTTTACGGCATCATTCAGCTTATAAACTTTGCCCACGGGGAAATTTATATGATAGGCGCGTTTACGGCACTTATTGTCGCCAGTGTGCTTGCTATTTTAGGCTTCAGCGGCCTCAGCATACTCATTCTGGCGGGAATAGCGGCGGTGGTTTACTCATCCGCCTATGGTTTCACTATGGAAAAGATCGCTTACAGACCTCTGAGAAACGCACCGAGGCTTTCTCCTCTCATCAGCGCGATAGGAATGTCTATATTCCTCCAGAACTATGTACTTCTTGCACAGACATCAGACTTCCTTCCCTTTCCGGCGCTTATACCGGAATTTGAGTTTATCAAACCTGTATCGCATATAATGAGTTCCGCGGAGCTTGTTATCATCCTCAGCAGTGCGGTGATAATGGTTCTGCTGACTCTCTTCATAAAGTTCACCAGAATGGGCAAAGCAATGAGAGCCACGGCTCAGGATAAGAAAATGGCGCTTCTTGTCGGGATAGATGTTGACAAGGTCATCTCCATGACGTTCATCATCGGTTCCGCTCTGGCGGCCTTCGGCGGCATTCTTATTGCCTCCCACATAGGGCAGATCAATTTCTACATCGGCTTCATTGCGGGTATCAAAGCCTTTACTGCGGCGGTTCTCGGCGGCATAGGAAGTATCCCCGGAGCGGTTTTGGGCGCACTTATCCTCGGCTGGACGGAAAGTTTCGCCACCGGTTATGTGTCCAGCGACTATGAAGATGTTTTCGCCTTTGCCCTGCTTGTACTGATCCTTATTTTCAGACCGGCGGGCATACTCGGCAAATCCACGGCTCAGAAGGTGTAG
- a CDS encoding branched-chain amino acid ABC transporter substrate-binding protein, whose protein sequence is MKKFLTFLLVMVSAVFLMTACSQKAEEKTAEAPAENATEAAAPAASTEPIRIGVAGAHSGDLASYGLPTVNAVKLYVDEVNKNGGIDGRQVELYIEDDVCKPEVATNTASKLVSDKVVAVIGHICSGATKAALGIYKDANILVISPSATNPALTQSGEYPNFLRTIAPDDSQARLEVDFALNTLNVKKFAVLHDKGDYGKGLAEFAKSFLDNSSVEGVKVVLYEGVTPGAVDYSAVVQKIARSGAEAVIFGGYHPEASKIVTQMRKKQINIPFISDDGVKDDTFIKVAGEFAEGVYATGPKDTSTNPLNIKAVEEHKAAFQADPGAFFINGYSAAMAILNAIDKADSTDYEAVSKALRTEYVETPLGSISFDERGDAIGVGFSMYQVQNGAYIELK, encoded by the coding sequence ATGAAGAAGTTCCTTACGTTCCTGCTTGTCATGGTCTCTGCTGTCTTCCTTATGACTGCTTGCAGCCAGAAAGCTGAAGAAAAAACGGCGGAAGCTCCCGCAGAAAATGCAACTGAGGCTGCGGCTCCCGCTGCTTCAACAGAACCGATCAGAATTGGTGTTGCCGGCGCACATTCCGGTGACCTCGCGTCCTATGGTCTTCCCACTGTCAACGCTGTTAAGCTTTATGTTGATGAAGTCAACAAAAACGGCGGTATCGACGGAAGACAGGTTGAACTTTACATCGAAGATGACGTTTGCAAGCCTGAAGTTGCCACAAACACAGCAAGCAAACTTGTTTCTGACAAAGTCGTAGCAGTTATCGGTCACATATGCTCAGGCGCTACCAAAGCTGCTCTCGGCATATACAAAGATGCTAACATCCTTGTTATATCTCCCTCTGCTACAAACCCCGCACTCACTCAGAGCGGCGAATACCCCAACTTCCTCCGCACAATCGCTCCTGACGATTCTCAGGCAAGACTCGAAGTTGACTTTGCTCTCAACACTCTTAATGTTAAAAAATTCGCAGTTCTTCACGATAAAGGCGACTACGGCAAAGGCCTTGCCGAATTTGCAAAATCCTTCCTTGACAACTCATCTGTTGAAGGTGTTAAAGTTGTTCTTTACGAAGGTGTTACTCCCGGTGCGGTTGACTACTCCGCAGTTGTTCAGAAAATTGCACGTTCAGGCGCTGAAGCGGTTATCTTCGGCGGATACCATCCCGAAGCTTCCAAAATCGTTACTCAGATGCGCAAAAAACAGATCAACATCCCCTTCATTTCTGATGACGGCGTGAAAGATGACACATTCATAAAAGTTGCGGGCGAATTTGCAGAAGGCGTTTATGCCACAGGTCCTAAAGACACGTCTACAAACCCCCTCAATATAAAAGCTGTTGAAGAGCACAAAGCCGCTTTCCAGGCTGATCCCGGCGCATTCTTCATCAACGGCTACTCTGCAGCAATGGCTATCCTTAACGCCATCGACAAAGCAGACTCCACAGATTATGAAGCTGTGAGCAAAGCTCTCAGAACTGAATATGTTGAAACTCCCCTCGGAAGCATCAGCTTTGATGAAAGAGGCGACGCTATCGGCGTTGGTTTCTCCATGTATCAGGTTCAGAACGGCGCTTACATCGAACTTAAATAA
- a CDS encoding LysM peptidoglycan-binding domain-containing protein gives MKRTGGIILSALLLTVLPAGAENTHEVKKGDTLWDISQKYYGDNWKWPIIWKGNVFINDPDLIYPREKLFIPGLPDGGESIRMGNGGMFRIEAGRDAAAEKHPASGIETADSFNSFSHDKLNGFDSALDEEPEFSVISTEQNREMVSTGDFITIDAGTAKGLSAGDTVVLYEQRSRVEKNRAIYSCVGYARVVKAGDETSRAEIYKSFSSISAGYKAAKSEEISVKKPKGFRSVNSDIAGEVVYLAENHRFSAQGYSVIVNIGHPQPVKEGDKFRIFRRLEENGVVKTEPVGEGQLIIVNGRYSTMYLINSGMEIMKGDIVRLSKVAVY, from the coding sequence TTGAAACGTACCGGGGGTATAATCCTTTCCGCTCTGCTGCTGACGGTTTTACCGGCCGGAGCGGAAAACACGCATGAAGTGAAAAAAGGGGACACCCTTTGGGACATTTCCCAGAAGTATTACGGCGACAACTGGAAATGGCCCATCATCTGGAAGGGCAATGTTTTTATAAACGACCCTGATCTGATATACCCCAGAGAAAAGCTTTTCATTCCCGGTCTGCCTGACGGCGGAGAGTCGATCCGCATGGGCAACGGCGGCATGTTCAGAATCGAAGCCGGCAGGGATGCGGCAGCGGAAAAACATCCTGCTTCCGGTATTGAAACAGCCGACAGTTTCAACAGTTTCAGCCATGACAAGCTCAACGGTTTTGACTCCGCTCTGGATGAGGAGCCTGAGTTCAGTGTAATCTCCACCGAGCAGAACAGGGAAATGGTTTCCACCGGTGATTTCATAACGATTGATGCGGGCACTGCAAAAGGCCTTTCCGCAGGCGATACGGTTGTTCTTTACGAACAGCGCAGCCGGGTGGAAAAGAACAGAGCAATATATTCCTGCGTGGGCTACGCCAGAGTTGTAAAAGCCGGGGATGAAACCTCCAGAGCGGAAATATACAAGTCATTCAGTTCCATAAGCGCAGGCTACAAAGCTGCCAAAAGCGAAGAAATCTCCGTGAAAAAGCCCAAGGGCTTCAGAAGCGTTAACTCAGACATAGCCGGTGAGGTGGTCTATCTGGCTGAAAACCATAGATTTTCGGCTCAGGGGTACTCCGTGATTGTGAATATCGGTCATCCCCAGCCTGTTAAGGAAGGGGATAAATTCCGCATATTCCGCAGGCTTGAGGAGAACGGGGTGGTTAAGACCGAGCCAGTGGGCGAGGGGCAGCTTATTATTGTAAACGGCAGATATTCCACAATGTATCTCATTAATTCCGGCATGGAGATAATGAAAGGGGATATTGTACGCCTCAGCAAGGTAGCCGTCTATTAA
- the ybgF gene encoding tol-pal system protein YbgF translates to MKKTMAVITLSFLAFACSDETQVIKQSINNIKDEMVSMQSEMAEMKISIEDVDRKTEANKGSINANSNALAEIRSELSFLGSEVTLLKDKQKAPAPAAAGMTEISEPGAQGEGNLIIIEDAFADKSSLYSYAYELYKNGKYPESQAKFNEFLAKYPADELSDNAVYWLGEIQYALKDYEGAIKLFHKLVTDYPDGNKVSDGLLKMAYSYGNIGKRAESVVTLKKIVNEHPGTRAYNLAKKKLASMGE, encoded by the coding sequence ATGAAAAAAACAATGGCGGTAATTACGCTCTCTTTTCTTGCATTCGCATGCTCGGACGAAACTCAGGTTATTAAACAGAGTATAAACAATATAAAAGACGAAATGGTCAGCATGCAGTCGGAAATGGCTGAAATGAAGATTTCCATAGAGGATGTGGATCGTAAAACCGAAGCCAACAAAGGGAGCATCAACGCCAATTCGAACGCGCTGGCTGAAATACGCTCTGAACTGAGCTTTTTAGGCAGCGAGGTCACACTCCTTAAAGATAAACAGAAAGCACCCGCCCCCGCCGCTGCCGGAATGACAGAGATTTCAGAGCCGGGCGCACAGGGAGAGGGGAATCTTATAATAATAGAAGATGCCTTTGCCGACAAAAGCAGCCTTTACAGCTATGCCTATGAACTGTACAAAAACGGCAAATATCCGGAAAGTCAGGCTAAGTTCAATGAGTTTCTTGCGAAATATCCCGCTGATGAACTCTCGGACAACGCAGTTTACTGGCTGGGTGAAATACAGTATGCCCTGAAAGACTACGAAGGGGCGATTAAGCTTTTCCATAAGCTTGTTACGGATTATCCCGATGGAAACAAGGTTTCCGACGGTCTCCTTAAAATGGCATACTCCTACGGAAACATAGGCAAAAGAGCGGAATCTGTGGTTACATTAAAGAAGATAGTGAACGAGCATCCGGGCACACGCGCATATAATCTGGCTAAAAAGAAACTTGCCTCTATGGGGGAATAG
- a CDS encoding chemotaxis protein CheV, producing MALDHGILLETGTNEFEIVEFIVRAEKEHHFGINVAKVREVIRFPEIVKVPDAHPAVIGTANIRQKLVPLIDLGSWLDLKFEQDYAAKKIIVTFFNHQYNGFLVDEVVRIHRITWADIKDYSAITDFSLAETVLGVVDIGGNLIQLLDFEKIVSELNPATALKEMVIDYSRSAARSKKLVYLAEDSTVIRRFLAINLENAGYRVKAFENGKLLLAATAIETPDIIITDLEMPVADGAFVVRTLRGKPELAKLPILVFSSLASEENERKVLSIGANMFVGKPDTDILINSIDEYVL from the coding sequence ATGGCCCTTGATCACGGTATCCTGCTTGAGACAGGAACAAACGAATTTGAAATCGTCGAGTTTATTGTCCGCGCCGAAAAGGAGCATCATTTCGGCATTAACGTTGCCAAAGTGCGGGAGGTTATCAGGTTTCCTGAAATTGTCAAGGTTCCTGACGCTCACCCCGCGGTTATCGGAACAGCCAACATAAGGCAGAAACTTGTGCCCCTTATAGATCTGGGGAGCTGGCTTGATCTTAAATTTGAGCAGGATTATGCTGCGAAAAAAATTATCGTCACTTTTTTCAACCACCAGTACAACGGCTTTCTGGTTGATGAGGTGGTGAGAATCCACAGAATTACCTGGGCCGATATTAAAGATTATTCAGCGATAACCGATTTCAGTCTTGCGGAGACAGTTCTCGGCGTTGTGGACATAGGCGGAAACCTTATACAGCTTCTCGACTTTGAGAAGATTGTTTCAGAACTTAATCCCGCCACAGCCCTCAAGGAAATGGTGATAGATTATTCAAGAAGCGCAGCCCGCAGCAAGAAGCTGGTTTATCTTGCCGAGGACTCGACTGTGATCAGGCGCTTTCTTGCCATTAACCTGGAGAACGCAGGTTACAGGGTTAAGGCTTTCGAAAACGGCAAGCTCCTTCTGGCAGCCACAGCCATTGAAACGCCGGACATAATCATAACCGACCTTGAAATGCCCGTGGCAGACGGAGCGTTTGTTGTGCGCACCCTCCGCGGCAAACCGGAACTGGCAAAGCTTCCCATTCTGGTTTTCTCCTCACTCGCCAGCGAGGAGAACGAAAGGAAGGTGCTCAGCATAGGAGCTAACATGTTTGTGGGCAAGCCCGATACGGACATACTCATAAACAGCATTGATGAATACGTGTTATAA